One stretch of Anabas testudineus chromosome 24, fAnaTes1.2, whole genome shotgun sequence DNA includes these proteins:
- the zfand3 gene encoding AN1-type zinc finger protein 3, translated as MGDTSERSKPPSLPPRCPCGFWGSSKTMNLCSKCFADIQKKQPGEDCTSKPIQSTGSSQSSVFSSETSSSSSQSVLSSPPSSSEQPSTEEPSPTFPSTREGVSSTETAQGTLCTPTKRPRESASGSESEATPEKRPRTDEKEGSSDEARGTPKQKNRRRCYRCQTKLELVQQELGSCRCGYVFCMLHRLPEQHDCLFDHLGRGREEAVLKMVKLDRKVGRSCQRIGEECS; from the exons ATGGGAGACACTAGTGAACGAAGCAAGCCTCCGAGTCTACCTCCCCGGTGTCCCTGTGGCTTCTGGGG GTCCAGTAAAACTATGAACCTGTGCTCCAAATGTTTTGCTG ACATCCAGAAGAAGCAGCCAGGGGAGGACTGCACCTCCAAACCCATCCAAAGCACTGGGAGTAGCCAATCATCTGTCTTCAGTAGCGAGACGAGCAGTAGCAGTAGCCAATCCGTATTGTCGTCGCCGCCCTCTAGCTCAGAGCAGCCGTCAACCGAAGAGCCCTCGCCCACATTTCCCAGCACGAGGGAAG GCGTGTCGTCCACAGAAACAGCCCAAGGCACACTCTGCACACCCACAAAACGTCCACGAGAATCGG CCTCGGGCTCAGAGAGCGAGGCAACACCAGAGAAACGACCACGGACAGACGAGAAGGAGGGGAGCAGTGATGAGGCCCGCGGGACGCCCAAGCAGAAGAACCGTCGGCGCTGCTATCGCTGCCAAACCAAACTAGAGCTGGTGCAGCAGGAACTGGGTTCCTGTCGCTGTG GCTATGTATTCTGCATGCTGCACCGTCTTCCTGAGCAGCATGACTGTCTGTTCGACCATCTGGGCCGCGGGCGCGAGGAGGCCGTCCTCAAGATGGTGAAGCTGGACCGCAAGGTGGGCCGCTCGTGCCAACGCATCGGGGAGGAGTGCTCCTGA